A portion of the Chlamydiales bacterium STE3 genome contains these proteins:
- a CDS encoding putative membrane protein (Product derived from UniProtKB/Trembl:F8LAI9), producing the protein MCFSEEASFTSAVVIGIVAGASLHTAGFSRYMPLALATLFFALQQLSEGMTWLHLKGLLQDGSLQFLMRNYYSFFAYVGWPIWVPFCLFIAEKKTWRKDIIGLFLLVGLVLAGYNLSLLINQHPFPVIVNNSIRYETQLPYHEVWVYAAVVLLPWFFSSLPSAFLAGSIFVFSFVIAGFFYEFTFASVWCFFAALVSIVVFKILMDVQEVEEAKNSTSVEKVER; encoded by the coding sequence ATGTGTTTTTCAGAAGAAGCGAGTTTTACTTCGGCTGTTGTAATTGGAATTGTTGCGGGAGCTAGCTTGCACACTGCGGGGTTTTCTCGTTACATGCCTCTAGCCCTAGCCACTCTATTTTTTGCTTTACAGCAGCTTTCCGAAGGGATGACATGGTTACATCTTAAGGGGTTATTGCAAGATGGCTCCCTGCAATTTCTGATGCGTAACTACTATAGTTTTTTTGCCTACGTAGGGTGGCCAATTTGGGTGCCTTTTTGCTTATTTATTGCTGAAAAAAAGACCTGGAGGAAGGACATCATCGGGCTTTTTTTACTTGTTGGGCTTGTTTTAGCAGGGTATAACTTATCTCTTTTAATTAATCAGCATCCCTTTCCTGTGATTGTCAATAACAGCATACGCTATGAAACACAGCTACCCTATCATGAAGTCTGGGTTTATGCGGCCGTTGTCTTGCTTCCCTGGTTCTTTTCCAGCCTTCCTAGCGCATTTTTAGCAGGTTCAATTTTTGTTTTTTCTTTCGTGATAGCGGGATTTTTTTATGAATTTACGTTTGCTTCTGTGTGGTGTTTTTTTGCAGCCTTAGTTAGCATTGTTGTCTTTAAGATTTTGATGGATGTTCAAGAAGTTGAAGAGGCTAAGAACAGCACTTCTGTAGAAAAAGTGGAAAGGTAA